The region TCCTGCTGATCAACGACGCCTCCTTCGGCGATCTGCGCCGCCGTTGCAGCGCAGGCATCCGCATCGAGCAGTTTCGCCCTAACCTGATCGTCAGCGGCGCCGAGGCTTACGCCGAAGACAGCTGGCAGACCTTGCGGGTCGGCGAAGTGGTGTTCGATGTGGCCAAGCCCTGCAGCCGCTGCGTCCTGACCACGGTGAGCATAGAACGCGGACGCCGTCATCCGTCCGGTGAGCCGCTGGAGACGCTGAAGCAATACCGCACGGCGGAAAACGGCGATGTGGATTTCGGCATGAACCTGATAGCCCGCAACAGCGGCATCATTCGCGCCGGCGACAGCGTCGAGATTCTATCCACCAAGCCGCCGCGACCCTATGGCGCGGGTGCCAGCACTGAAAGTTTGACGCCGCCAGTCAGCGCCGTCAAAGCGGTGCAAATCGCCTATCAGGGCCAGCGTTTTACCGGCAACAACCAGCAAATCCTGCTGGAACAGCTGGAACAACAGGGGATCCGCGTTCCCTACTCCTGCCGGGCCGGGTTGTGCGGTTGCTGTCGACTGACGCTGACCGATGGCGAGGTGTCGCCGCTGAAAACCAGCGCGCGGGGCGAAGACGGAACGATTCTGGCGTGCAGTTGCATTCCGGCAGGGGATATTCAACTGGCCTGATAACCGCCTGCAAGGTGATGAAATACCGGTGACGTGGTGATAATAGATGCGATGATAATCAATGTATCGCTTCGCCGGGGTTCAGCCGGCGAAAGCGTAATGCGGTGATGCGTCGTCGTTCTTGTCCGCCACGAGACGCAGACGGTCATGCATGATTTTGATGGCATCGCCCAGTTGCATGGTCTTGCCGCTGAGCGCCAGTTGCCCCTGCGCCAGCACGCACAGGCTGGCGTTATCACCGGCCTCCACCACCATGAAATTCGCCGCCTCCGGGCGCTCATTCAACTGCACGCTAACCTGATCGCCGGTTTGCGGTGATGAATACGCCGCGCCCTGAGCCACAAAGTGCCAGCTTTTCGGCATCATCGGTTTCAGGAAACGGTTAGCCACCAGCGCGTTCAACACCAGTTCAGCCTGGACTTCGGCAGGCAACACCAGCGCCTGACATTTCTCCTGATAGGTGAAAAACAGCGCGGCATCCTCCACGCAGAATACGCTCGGCGTAAACGCATCCGGCGTCAGCATGGAGGAAGAGAAACGGGAACGGAATACCACGCCGTTGGCCAGATCGAGCATCAGGCGCGCCTGTTCGGTATCGAAATACCAGCGCCAGCTATCGTCAGGGATTAATTTCATCGCATTACCTTTATGTATGCCCTACAGATTTCAACGTCCCGGCAGGCGCGACCGGATGAATCACCAACGGCTTACATCACTAAGCGGCTGGAATGAATAAGAGCAACCAACGCACCTGCAACTCGAATTATTTAGGGTATTACGCTATTCGCCGGGTAATACCGTATTAAAAATAACCCATCAGGCACGACTCTGACGTATTTTTACACAAACGATGAAAATATAGACCAGCGCGGAGGAGAAATAAACCCCCAGCGCTGTATAACAGGAATGAAAAGTCAGATATGGGTAACAATATCTTTAATCAGGCGCGGTCCGCGATAAATAAATCCGCTGTAAATCTGAACCAGCGTCGCCCCGGCAGCTAATTTCTCTCTGGCGGCGACCACCGAATCAATTCCACCTACGCCAATAATCGGTAACCGCCCCTGCAATTCCTGCGACAGACGACGAATGACTTCGGTGCTGCGCGACTGCAATGGACGCCCGCTTAATCCGCCGGTTTGCCCGCAATGATTCAACCCCTGGATCAATTGACGATCCAACGTGGTATTGGTGGCGATCACGCCGTCGATATTATGGCGCACCAGACTGTCGGCAATTTGGATCAATTCTTCTTCGGAAAGATCCGGCGCAATTTTTACCGTGACCGGTACATATTTTTGATAGCGGGTATGCAGCTCAGTCTGTTTATTTTTTACAGCCTGTAACAAATCATCCAGCGCGTCGCCATATTGCAGCGTCCGTAATCCCGGCGTATTGGGAGAGGAA is a window of Dickeya solani IPO 2222 DNA encoding:
- a CDS encoding YcbX family protein, coding for MIVLSRLFAHPVKSMRGIQLSQAMVSASGLAFDRIFMITEPDGTFITARQFPQLVLFTPALTHDGVFLSAPDGRTCLVRFDDFAPATAPTEVWGNHFQARIAPETVNRWLSDYLQRPVQLRWQGPELSRRVKRRPDIPLGFADGYPFLLINDASFGDLRRRCSAGIRIEQFRPNLIVSGAEAYAEDSWQTLRVGEVVFDVAKPCSRCVLTTVSIERGRRHPSGEPLETLKQYRTAENGDVDFGMNLIARNSGIIRAGDSVEILSTKPPRPYGAGASTESLTPPVSAVKAVQIAYQGQRFTGNNQQILLEQLEQQGIRVPYSCRAGLCGCCRLTLTDGEVSPLKTSARGEDGTILACSCIPAGDIQLA
- a CDS encoding cell division protein ZapC, producing the protein MKLIPDDSWRWYFDTEQARLMLDLANGVVFRSRFSSSMLTPDAFTPSVFCVEDAALFFTYQEKCQALVLPAEVQAELVLNALVANRFLKPMMPKSWHFVAQGAAYSSPQTGDQVSVQLNERPEAANFMVVEAGDNASLCVLAQGQLALSGKTMQLGDAIKIMHDRLRLVADKNDDASPHYAFAG